AGCACCGCGAGCGCGATGGTCGGCGCCGACCGCGCGAACCCCAGGGACGCGGCCGGCTTCCCGGCCTTGAACCCGTCGATCTCGCACGAGCTGACGGCCAGCAGGACCATCCCGGGCACGTGGCTCAGCACGGCGACCAGCAGCGACCACCGGGTGGTCGAGCCGAACAGCGCCAGCAACCCCGGGCCGGACACCTGGCACAGCGTGAAGACCGAGGTGTAAACGGCGATCCAGCGCCCCCGCGTCGCCTCTGCCGTGATGGCGTTGATCCAGGTCTCGCCCAGCACCAGCAGCAGCCCGGCGAACACCCCCACGGCGAACCGGAGCACCAGCAATACCGGCACGCCGGCGGTCACCGCGAGCAGCCCCGTGCTCACCGCCGAACCGGTCATCCCGACCACCAGCAGGGGCTTGACCCGCCACCGCCACGTCAGCGGGCCGAGGCAGAGCACCGCAGCGAGCATGCCCACCGCGGGCAGCGCGGCGGCCGTCCCGATCAGGGCGGCCGTCGCGCCTCCGCCGCTGAGCCGCAACGACACGAGCGGTACGGTCAGGCCGGTGACCAGGCCGACCACCGCGACGGTGCAGATCGCGGCGACGGGCTCCCAGCGCCTGCTCAGCACGGACTGTCCCGCCGCGCGACCAGGTGCCGGTGGATGTCGCGCTGCGGCAGCGTCGCGCCCGGCACCCGGACGCCGTCCACGTACAGGCAGGACGCGGCCGGCCCTTGTCCGCCGTACGGGAGGTACCCCCGCTCCGTCAGGTGCAGGTCGGTGTCCCACAGGATCGAGTCCGCGTCGTGTGACGGCGTGTCGAGCAGGGACTTCACGTAGGGGCTGTCGCCGAACACCGAGACGTACATGGCGTTGGCGGCGTACCGCTGGTCCTCGAAGTAGCGGCGCAGCTCGGCGTCGTCGTCATAGGGCTGGAGGAAGAACACCGGGGCGAAGAACTCGCGGAAGTTCCCGCCCAGCGCCAACCCCTTCTCGAACACGGTGGGCCTGATCATCCCGCTGGCCGGGTTGACCTCGCCGCCGTAGACCCAGAACCCGCGGTCGTCGCGGAACCTGCGGACCATCTTCACCACGTGGTCGGGGTCGGTGTTCGGCCCCACCACGTTGGCGGGGTCGGCGTACGGGCCGACGCGGGGCTCCACCTCCCGCAACCGCGCCAACAGGGTCTCGCGGAACTCCACGAGGCGGTGTCGGTGGACCAGGATCGCGTTCGGACCGGCGCAGTCCTGCCCCTGGTTGTACAGCACGACCCGCAGCGCGGAGGCGACGGCGAGTGCGACGTCGGCGGTCTCGGTGACCACGAGCGGGTTGTGGCCGGAACCGTTGAGGATGAACAGGGTTCGCCGCGGGAACGACCGGCGGACCTTCGCCGCGTTCTCCGGCGTGCCGGTGAACACGACCGCGTCCGTGCGGTGCGCCCGTTGCGCGACGAACTCCTCCTTGTCGTCGTAAGACACGTGGAGTTCGGGGAAGTGCGCCGGCAGGTCGAGCACGTCGGCCAACGCCCGGTAGTGCGGGTGCATGGCCGTTGGCGGACGCAGCGCGGTGTCCTCGGCCATGAACGACGGTACAACGCCGAAGCACACCGTGGCGTACAGGGGCTGGTTCAACGGCAGGAACGTGGTCACCGCGCCCACTTTCCCGCGGAAGTGCTCCCGGTTGAGGTGCAGGTTGTGCAGCAGGTCGACGGACCGCTCGACCTCGTCGATCGCCACGTTCGCGCACTGGTAGCCGGACAGGCTGCGCACGATCTCCGCGGTGCGCTCGCGCAGGGTCACGGCGAAGGCACGCGCTCGGTCCTGCACGGCGGGGAAGTCGACCGGGGCCGGGCGGAGTGCGGAGCGGGTCACGGCGTACCACCTTCGGGATGGGCGGACGGGGAAACGGGGCGGGACAGCGCGTCCCGGACCAGGGCGAGCGAGCGCCGCGCGCCGGTGATCCGCAGCCAGGTGGCCAGCCGCGGGCCCCGTGGCCGGCCCAGCAAGGCCAGGTACAGCACCCGGTACACGTGGGGATTGCCTTCGAGCGCCTCGTGCAGCAGGGCGCCGGGATCGGCGTGCGGCGACGACACCAACGCGTCCGCCAGTCGGCCGAGCACGGTGGTCGCGGCCGCGTCGAGGACGACCGGCTCGGGTGCGGGTCGGGCGCGGACGTGGAAGCGCCACGCCCGCGCCACCAGCTCCGGGTCCGGACGGCGGTCCGGCGGGAAGACCCGCTCGACGAACGCCACCGCGCCGGCGTGGTCGACCGGTGCGCAGGCGGCCAGGACCCGCACCAGGGAGGCGAACCGCGGTCCGCTCGGCGGTGTCGTCGCGCCGATCCGCCGCAGCCGCAACCGGGCACCCGCGCCACGGCGTGGTTCGCGGGCGAGACGGGCCTCGTGGTGCACCGCGTCGTCGACGCGCGGCACGGACGCCAGGTCGAACCGGCGTGGTCGGCGGGGCCCGCGGTAGAGCAGCAGCCGCAGACCCTCGCGGGTGAGGCAGTCGACCGCGTCGTCGAGGGCGAAGCCGTTGCCCGCGCTCTTCGAGATCTTCCGGCCCCGTTCGTCGACGAACAGCCCGTACTCGAAGAGCACCGGGGGTTCGCGGCGCAGCCGTTCGAACACCTGTCGGACGACCCGGGCCGAGTCCGCCAGGTCCTGCCCGTGCATCTCGTAGGCGATGTCGCCGCTGAGCAGGCGCAGCGCCCAGTCGGCCTTCCACTGGAACTTGCACCCGCCGCCCAGCGCGGACACGGTCACGGGCTCGCCGATCGGCTCGCCCGCGTAGTACTCGTGCGGTTCCAGGCCGTAGTCCAACCCCGGGCGCTGGATGACCACGTCCTTCGGGATCTCGTAGGTGAGGGTGCCTCGCCCGGGATCGACGGCGAGCACCCGCGTGTGCTCGATCACCCGGCCGGTGGTCGGCGACAGCGGCATCACGATGCTGTACGACCTCCGCCTCAGGGTTCCCACCGAACGGCCGACGAGGGCGTTGACTTCCGCGAAGTCCGCGAGGAAGGCGCGGATGGTCGAATCGTGGTGGCCCGCCCGGTAGAGGTCGGAGCTGCGGACGACCTCGCAGTCGACCTCCATCAGGTCCAGCACCCGGCGCAGCCGGTCCGCCATGCCCTCGGCGAGGCTGGACGCCTGGCCCCACGGGTCCGGCACCCGGTGCAACGGCATGCCGAGGCAGGCCGCCAACGCGCTGTGCGCGGGGAGGTTGTCCGGCACTCTGCGCAGGGCGTCCATGTCGTCGACAACCACGACGAACCGTGTCGCCCGACCAGTCGTCTCCTCGAACGACTGCCGCACGAACGACGTGCGGACGACCTCGCTCACCGTGCCGATGTGCGGAATGCCCGACGGGCCGAAACCGGCGCCGAACACCACCGGCCCGGCATCAGGTCCACGTCGTTCGAGCAGCGCGGCTATCCTGCCTGACTCGACCGCGCACCAGTCGTGCGCGACACGGTCCAGTCGAACCGGCATGGCTCTCTCCCGAGGTGGACGGCGGGTGACGGCAACCGCGGACATCCGGGCCCGGCCGTCACCTCTCGATCAAGGAAAGTCTCGACAACGGCTCTGGACCGGCTCTGGACGGCGAGTGGACGACGCGACCACCGCCGGGTCCCGGCGTCTCCGCGGGCACCGCGCGACGACCCTCCGGACGGCCCCGGCCCGCCGGGCCCGGCGGGATTCCGCGATCGCGTGCTCACGCCTGCCTGCGGGTACCGCCCAGGGCGGTTCGGGCGCGGTCCTGCTCGTCCTGGTCGCCGGTCTCGGTGGCGATCCGCAGCGCGTCGGTGTGCGCGGCGAGGGCCGCGTCCGACCGACCCGCCGCCCGCAGGGCCTCACCGAGGCCGTTGAGGGCGCTCGCCTCCCCGTACCGGTGGCCGATGTCCCGGAACGCCCGGATGGCGGCGGTGAGGCAGCGGTGCGCCTGGGCCCAGTCACCGAGCCTGATGTGCACGTTGCCCAGGTTGCTCAGCGTCACCGCCACGCCGTAGCGGTGATCGATGTGCTGGAACAACTCCCGTGCCCGGGAGAGGTGCCGGACGGCGTCCGGGTAGCGCCGCAGGGTCGCGCACACGTCGCCGAGGTTGGCCAGCGCGCTGGCCTGGCCACCCGCGTCGCCGAGGCGGCGGAACAGGTCGAGCGCGCGCTCCAGGTGTTCGGCGGCGCGGTGGTGGTGACCGGGGCGGCTGTACGCGTTGCCCAGGTTGAGCAGCGCCGCCGCCTCCCCGTGCCGGTTGCCCGCACGCCGGTGCGCGTCCAGCGCCTCCTGCTGGAGCGACACCGCCTCCTCGTACTCGCCGAGCCGTTCCTGGACGATGCCGAGATTCGACAACGCGCGCGGCAGGCCACGCCGCTCGCCGGTCCGCCGGTGCAGCCGGATCGCCTCCCGCAGGTGCCCGGCCGCCTGGTCGTAGTCGCCGAGGATCCGGCGCAGCGCGCCCAGGTTGGTCAGCGCCACGGCGAGCAGGGCGTCCTCCCCGGCCCGCCGGGCGGCGCGCAACGCGCACCCGTAGATGGTCGACGCGT
This portion of the Saccharothrix syringae genome encodes:
- a CDS encoding MFS transporter, giving the protein MLSRRWEPVAAICTVAVVGLVTGLTVPLVSLRLSGGGATAALIGTAAALPAVGMLAAVLCLGPLTWRWRVKPLLVVGMTGSAVSTGLLAVTAGVPVLLVLRFAVGVFAGLLLVLGETWINAITAEATRGRWIAVYTSVFTLCQVSGPGLLALFGSTTRWSLLVAVLSHVPGMVLLAVSSCEIDGFKAGKPAASLGFARSAPTIALAVLMFSFFDGAVLALLPLYGIAHGHTEAIAVLMVGAVFAGDALLQVPLGWWADHVDRRRLHLGCAVVVLVLALGMPVLLDVAVLMWPALVVLGGAAGGVYTLGLVRIGQDFTDGELVDANAGATVLWALGSLIGPLIGSAALNLLPPNGLMLALAAVTTLFLTAAIADFRVRARTSR
- a CDS encoding aldehyde dehydrogenase family protein; amino-acid sequence: MTRSALRPAPVDFPAVQDRARAFAVTLRERTAEIVRSLSGYQCANVAIDEVERSVDLLHNLHLNREHFRGKVGAVTTFLPLNQPLYATVCFGVVPSFMAEDTALRPPTAMHPHYRALADVLDLPAHFPELHVSYDDKEEFVAQRAHRTDAVVFTGTPENAAKVRRSFPRRTLFILNGSGHNPLVVTETADVALAVASALRVVLYNQGQDCAGPNAILVHRHRLVEFRETLLARLREVEPRVGPYADPANVVGPNTDPDHVVKMVRRFRDDRGFWVYGGEVNPASGMIRPTVFEKGLALGGNFREFFAPVFFLQPYDDDAELRRYFEDQRYAANAMYVSVFGDSPYVKSLLDTPSHDADSILWDTDLHLTERGYLPYGGQGPAASCLYVDGVRVPGATLPQRDIHRHLVARRDSPC